A window from Theobroma cacao cultivar B97-61/B2 chromosome 3, Criollo_cocoa_genome_V2, whole genome shotgun sequence encodes these proteins:
- the LOC18605765 gene encoding probable pectinesterase/pectinesterase inhibitor 34, with translation MGYDRLRPSEPGGSGLPQLQQLPHEEPRAKNHKKKLLIVSVVALAMIIISAVCAGLVIGLRKGGADPVGTQIRRKPTQAMSRTCSKTRFPNLCVNSLLDFPGSLTANEEDLVHISFNMTLQHFSKALYTTTSISYVQMDPRVRSAYDDCLELLEDSIDALSRSLFSVVPSQDGNANNNNVKAGTNQDVMTWLSAALTNQDTCSEGFEGVSGAVKDQVAEKMKDLSELVSNCLSIFAASGGDDFAGVPIQNRRLLATDDDISGEIIDDENFPKWLGRKERELLDTPVSTIQADIIVSKDGNGTVKTITEAIKKAPEYSARRIIIYVRAGRYEESNLKVGRKKINLMFIGDGKGKTVITGGNSVFDNMTTFHTAAFAATGAGFIARDMTFENWAGPAKHQAVALRIGADHAVVYRCNVIGYQDTLYTHSNRQFYRECDIYGTVDFIFGNAAVVLQNCSIYARKPMPLQKNTITAQNRKDPNQNTGISIHACRILPTSDLVAAKGSFQTYLGRPWKLYSRTVFMLSYMSDHIHPRGWLEWNATFALDTLYYGEYMNSGPGAAVGQRVRWPGYRVITSEIEAGKFTVGQFIYGSSWLPSTGVAFLAGLQV, from the exons ATGGGATACGATAGGCTCCGACCATCCGAACCTGGAGGCTCTGGACTTCCTCAGCTACAACAACTACCTCATGAAGAACCCAGAGCTAAAAACCACAAGAAAAAGCTTCTTATAGTTTCAGTTGTTGCCCTGGCTATGATCATTATCTCGGCTGTTTGTGCTGGGCTTGTAATTGGGCTCCGTAAAGGAGGCGCCGACCCAGTTGGCACCCAAATCCGCCGGAAGCCCACCCAAGCGATGTCCAGGACCTGTAGCAAAACTCGGTTCCCCAACCTCTGCGTCAACTCACTCCTGGACTTCCCTGGCTCACTCACTGCCAATGAGGAAGACCTCGTCCACATTTCCTTCAATATGACGCTGCAGCACTTTAGCAAGGCTCTTTATACGACCACGTCCATCTCCTACGTTCAGATGGATCCACGTGTACGGTCGGCATACGACGACTGCCTCGAGCTTCTTGAAGATTCCATCGACGCCCTCTCCCGTTCCCTCTTCTCCGTCGTTCCTTCTCAGGACGGCAAtgctaataataataatgttaaGGCCGGGACAAATCAGGACGTGATGACGTGGCTTAGCGCAGCGTTGACAAACCAGGACACGTGTTCGGAGGGATTCGAGGGAGTGAGCGGGGCGGTGAAGGATCAAGTGGCAGAGAAAATGAAGGACTTGTCCGAACTCGTGAGCAACTGCTTGTCGATTTTTGCTGCGAGTGGCGGAGACGATTTCGCAGGAGTGCCGATACAGAACAGGAGATTGTTGGCTACGGATGACGACATATCGGGAGAAATTATCGATGACGAGAATTTCCCGAAATGGCTGGGGAGGAAAGAGAGGGAGCTGCTGGACACTCCCGTGTCGACGATCCAGGCAGACATCATCGTTTCGAAAGACGGAAACGGCACCGTTAAGACGATTACCGAGGCGATTAAGAAGGCGCCGGAGTATAGTGCTCGGCGGATCATCATTTACGTGAGGGCAGGAAG GTACGAAGAGAGTAATTTGAAGGTGGGGAGGAAGAAGATCAACTTGATGTTTATAGGTGACGGCAAGGGTAAAACAGTGATTACTGGAGGGAACAGTGTATTTGACAACATGACGACATTCCACACCGCTGCCTTCG cGGCAACTGGAGCTGGTTTTATTGCAAGAGACATGACATTTGAGAACTGGGCTGGACCAGCCAAGCACCAGGCGGTGGCACTTCGCATTGGGGCAGACCATGCCGTGGTGTACAGGTGCAACGTCATTGGATACCAAGACACCTTATACACTCACTCCAATCGCCAGTTTTACCGTGAATGTGACATATACGGGACGGTGGATTTCATCTTCGGTAACGCCGCTGTGGTACTCCAAAACTGTAGCATTTACGCCCGGAAGCCCATGCCCCTCCAGAAGAACACCATCACAGCCCAAAACCGAAAGGACCCCAACCAAAACACAGGTATTTCCATCCATGCGTGTCGGATCCTACCCACGTCCGACCTCGTGGCGGCCAAAGGAAGCTTCCAAACGTATCTAGGACGTCCGTGGAAGTTGTACTCCAGGACTGTGTTCATGTTATCGTACATGAGTGACCACATTCACCCTAGGGGATGGCTGGAGTGGAATGCTACGTTTGCCTTGGATACACTATATTATGGTGAATACATGAATTCTGGGCCGGGTGCGGCAGTTGGGCAACGGGTCAGATGGCCCGGGTATAGGGTCATCACTTCAGAGATTGAAGCAGGCAAATTCACCGTGGGACAGTTTATTTATGGATCGTCATGGTTACCATCAACTGGGGTTGCTTTCCTGGCTGGCCtacaagtttaa
- the LOC18605767 gene encoding LOW QUALITY PROTEIN: phosphatidylinositol 4-kinase gamma 3 (The sequence of the model RefSeq protein was modified relative to this genomic sequence to represent the inferred CDS: deleted 2 bases in 1 codon) — protein MSIASVALSQVIEESLSFPGNFVHRYVQTLSDSILIFLSVGGSVIPMRVMVSDSIASVKLRIQNSKGFMRKQKLVFQGRELARNNSLVRDYGVADRNVMHLVLRLSDLQAITVRTVCGKEFEFHIARGRNMGYVKQQIAKKGKGFLNLKDQELVCNGEELEDQRLITDICKNNDAVILLLVRKSVKLRAVPFEKDIEVSIEELNLNEGKPDAIGQYQGVTLSQEHHVMERKLMQRDFILEPLVVNSKIELPLVIKELIDLTFNGLERGNKPIRSSEGSGGAYFMQDSSGQKYISVFKPIDEEPMAVNNPQGLPLSLDGEGLKKGTRVGEGALREVAAYLLDHRMAGPHSFDGGGKGFAGVPPTVMVKCLHKGFNYPEGYEYDPKNIKIGSLQMFVNNVGSCEDMGPCAFPVDEVHKISVLDIRLANADRHAGNILVTRNCEEGRVSLVPIDHGYCLPENFEDCTFDWLYWPQAHEPYTPGVINYIKSLDAEKDIELLKFHGWDMPPKCARTLRISTMLLKKGAERGLTPYSIGRIMCRETVKEESVIEQIVREAEEAVLPGMSDDAFFEAVASIMDRRLDELTS, from the exons ATGTCAATTGCCAGTGTAGCTTTAAGCCAAGTCATTGAAGAGTCTCTGAGTTTCCCTGGAAATTTTGTGCACCGATATGTTCAGACTTTGAGTGACTCGATCTTAATTTTTCTCTCTGTTGGTGGGTCTGTCATTCCCATGCGTGTAATGGTGTCAGATTCAATTGCTTCTGTGAAGCTGAGGATTCAGAATTCAAAAGGC TTTATGAGGAAGCAGAAGCTAGTTTTTCAAGGGAGAGAACTGGCTCGGAATAATTCTCTTGTCCGGGACTATGGCGTTGCTGATAGGAATGTGATGCATCTGGTGTTAAGGCTTTCAGATCTCCAAGCAATCACCGTTAGGACTGTATGTGGTAAGGAGTTTGAGTTTCATATTGCGAGGGGTAGAAATATGGGTTATGTGAAGCAGCAAATTGCTAAGAAGGGAAAAGGATTTCTTAATCTCAAGGATCAAGAGCTGGTATGCAACGGTGAGGAGCTTGAAGATCAGAGACTAATTACTGATATCTGCAAAAATAATGATGCTGTGATTCTCTTGCTGGTTCGAAAGTCTGTTAAATTAAGGGCTGTACCCTTTGAAAAAGATATTGAAGTTTCTATTGAGGAACTGAACTTGAATGAGGGGAAACCAGATGCAATTGGACAATATCAGGGTGTCACACTCTCTCAGGAACATCACGTCATGGAGAGGAAGCTGATGCAGAGAGATTTCATTTTGGAGCCTCTGGTTGTTAATTCCAAGATTGAACTGCCATTAGTTATTAAGGAACTAATTGACTTAACTTTTAATGGATTAGAGAGAGGCAATAAGCCTATTCGGTCATCAGAGGGGTCAGGTGGAGCTTACTTCATGCAAGATTCATCTGGTCAGAAGTATATCTCAGTTTTCAAGCCTATCGATGAAGAGCCAATGGCTGTAAATAACCCACAGGGCCTCCCCTTGTCACTAGATGGCGAAGGGTTGAAGAAAGGCACACGTGTAGGAGAAGGTGCACTGAGGGAGGTTGCAGCTTACCTGTTGGATCATCGAATGGCTGGACCTCATTCATTTGATGGTGGAGGGAAGGGCTTTGCTGGGGTTCCTCCTACTGTGATGGTTAAATGTttgcataaaggatttaaTTATCCAGAAGGTTATGAGTATGATCCCAAGAATATTAAGATTGGGTCACTGCAGATGTTTGTTAACAATGTTGGAAGTTGTGAAGATATGGGCCCTTGTGCTTTCCCAGTGGATGAGGTGCACAAGATCTCTGTGTTGGACATAAGGTTGGCAAATGCAGATAGGCATGCCGGAAACATACTGGTTACAAGAAATTGTGAGGAAGGTCGGGTTTCTCTTGTTCCTATTGATCATGGCTACTGCTTGCCTGAGAAT TTTGAAGATTGTACATTTGATTGGCTTTACTGGCCTCAAGCTCATGAACCTTATACTCCTGGTGTCATCAATTATATTAAGTCACTGGATGCTGAAAAAGATATTGAACTTTTGAAGTTTCATGGTTGGGACATGCCACCTAAGTGTGCCCGCACCCTTCGCATTTCCACCATGCTTCTAAAGAAAGGTGCAGAGAGAGGACTCACACCCTATTCTATTGGAAGAATCATGTGCAGGGAAACAGTGAAAGAGGAGTCAGTAATTGAGCAGATTGTTAGAGAAGCTGAGGAAGCTGTGCTCCCTGGAATGAGTGATGATGCATTTTTTGAAGCTGTGGCATCAATCATGGATCGGCGTCTTGATGAACTGACCTCATAA